Genomic segment of Geminocystis herdmanii PCC 6308:
CTGATTCAAATAAAAATATACTCCAGCAGGAAGTATCAATAAATACAAGCCACTGAGACTTAAATATAAAATCCCCGTGATGATGGTTTCTAAGTCGATATTTTCTATGTTTAATAAGTTTTCCATAATGGCAAAGGTGATCACAACTTAATTCTTTATCTCTA
This window contains:
- the ndhL gene encoding NAD(P)H-quinone oxidoreductase subunit L, with the protein product MENLLNIENIDLETIITGILYLSLSGLYLLILPAGVYFYLNQRWYVASSFERGFMYFMVFFSFPGMLLLSPFLNFRPRRRQIS